The genomic DNA CTTTCGGAGCCGGATAAAGGAACCATCTTCTCCGTCCATCTCCCTGCCACAGCACTGGAATCATCGGATATTGAAGAAGCAGCGCCCGCTCCGCAAGCCATCTCGGCACGAAAGGGAAGAATTCTGGTCATGGATGACGAGGAGATGGTGCGGGATGTTTCCCGGGAAATGATCGAGATGTCCGGTTACGAGGTAGAATGCGCGGCGGAAGGAGAAGAGGCTATTGAAAAAATAGGACTTGCCTGTAGTTCCGGAACTCCGTTCGACGTCGTAATCCTCGATCTGACGGTTAAGGGGGGCATGGGGGGAGAGGAGGCTATCGGGCGGATCCGGGAAATTGCTCCCGGCATCAGAGCCATCGTTTCCAGCGGCTATGCTGACAACGCGATAGTGGCCGACTACCGTGGTTACGGTTTCGATGCGTATCTCAACAAACCGTACACCCTGTCCGCCCTGAGAGAGATGCTGTCAACGCTGCTCCCGTGTCAGTGATCATCCCCTGAACTGCAGTTCGTAAAGCCGGTAGTAGAGTCCGCGCTTCGCAAGAAGCTCCTGGTGTGTTCCCTCCTCCGCTTTTTCTCCACGATGCACAACTACGATGCGGTCCGCGTCCTGGATGGTGGAAAGGCGGTGGGCGACAATAAGGGAAGTACGCCCGGCCATGAGCCCTTTCAGTCCCTCCTGAATCAGTTTTTCACTGGCTGAATCCACGCTTGCCGTTGCTTCATCGAGCACGAGTATTTCCGGATCATAGGCAACGGCCCGTGCGAACGAGATGAGCTGGCGTTCTCCGGCAGAAAAGTTCTTGCCCCGCTCCCGGACCTCTTCATCGAAGCCCTTTGGAAGATCTTTGATGAAGCGGTCGGCCCCGACGAGTGCCGCGGCTAACTCCATCCTGGCGCGAGCCCGCTCATCTCCCAGCGTGATATTGTCCGCAACGGTGCCGGTAAAGAGGTATGGCTCCTGGAGCACGATTCCTATGCGGCGGCGTAGATCCGAAAGGGAGTATCCACGGATGTCGGTACCGTTTAGAGCTATTTTCCCCTCATGCACTTCGTAGAGCCGCGTGAGAAGACGCGTCACTGTTGTTTTGCCTCCGCCCGTTTCTCCGACTAGCGCTATGCGCTCACCTCTGCGCAACTTCAGGTTGAATCCCTTGAGTACGTACTCATTGCCACTGTAGGCAAACCAGACATTGTCAAAGACCACGCTATCGAGAGGGTGCTGATCCCTATCCTCCGCGTATCCGCCTGGACTCTGCAGGCCGATACTCAGTGAGTTCCGTCCGGCGTCGACTTCTGTGTCTAGCAGGTGGAATATCCGTTCAAGTGCAGCCATTGCTCCTTGCATGACCGAATACTTGGCCGAGAGATCCCTGATCGGAGCAAAGAACTTGTCGATGTAGTAAATGAAGGCCACCAGGGCACCGAAGCTGAGCGCCCCGCCGAGGATCTCGTTGCCGCCGTACCAGATTATGAGTCCGACGGCGACCGACGAGAGTGCCTCGACGAGGGCATAGAGAGAGGCATCCCAGGTGATGACCGGTAGATTTGAGTCGCGATACGCGGCGTTTAGGCGGCAGAATTCGTTACGCTCGATTTCCTGCCGGTTGAAGAGCTGCACCGTGGCGATGCCGCCGATGCTTTCGGCAAGAAAGGAGTTCAGGTTGGCCAGCCGTGAGCGCACCTCGCGGAAGGCTTGCCGCATGAGCCGGCGAAAGGTAAAGGCAACCCAGAAAAGCAGGGGGAGGACCGAGAAGGTGACGAGGGAGAGCTTCAGGTTCATCCACACCATGATGCCGATGATCCCCGCCAGAAGAACGACATCCCCGATTATAGTTATGATCCCGGCGGCGAACATCTCACCGAGTGCTTCTATGTCGCTTGTCAGCCTGGTTACCAGCCCCCCCGTGGGTGTACGGTCGAAAAATGAAGCGGGAAGGCGCTGAACATGGGAAAAAAGCTCCATGCGCAGGTCGCGCATCACACGCTGCCCTATCAGTTGCAGAAGATATACCTGCAGGTAAGTGAATAGTGATTCCACGAGAAGCAGGATAAAGAACCAGAGCGCCAGAACCGGCAACCCATCGAACACCCCGGTTACCAGGTGCCTGTCCACGGTGATCTTGAGCAGATAGGGCTGTGCAAGGCGGGCTGCAGCCAGCAGGGGTAGCAGGAGCAGAGCCAGCACGACCATGCTGCGGTACGGACGAAGGTAACTGAGAAACCGCGCCACCAGCTTCCTGTCGTAAGCTTTTCCGACTATTTCCTCCTCATATAGCCCGCCAAAATGCATCAGAGTTCCTCTATCTCCGCTCGCAGCTGCTGTTCCCGATGCATTGCCGCGTATTTCCCCCCCTGCTGAACAAGCTGGTCGTGAGTACCCTGCTCAACGATCCTTCCCTCTTCGAGAACGACGATAAGGTCGCAGTCGCGCACCGCCGATAGTCGATGTGAAACGATGATTACGGTACGTCGGCCATAATATGAGGCTAGCCCCTGAAGAATGTTTTGCTCGGTGGCGGCATCCACTGCGGATAGGGGGTCGTCGAGTATGAGTATAGCCGGGTCCTTGAGCAGCGCCCGGGCAATTGCCGTCCGCTGCTTTTGTCCCCCGGACAGGGTAACGCCCCTTTCCCCCACCAACGTGTCATAGCCATTGGGAAAGCGTTCTATGTCACCATCGATGCAGGCAAGACGAGCAGCCTTTTCCACGGCAGAACGGTCAGCCCCTTCCCGCCCGTAGGCGATGTTGTCGGCGATGGTTCGCGAAAAGAGGAAACTTTCCTGAGGAATGAAACCGATGGCTTCGCGTAGCTGATGCAGGGGGATTCTGTTGATGTCCGTCCCGTCGATGAATATCTTCCCCTCCTCCACCGGGAAGAGGCGAGGGATGAGCCTTACCAGGCTCGTCTTGCTGCTTCCGACAGGACCGACTATCCCTAACTTCATACCCTTCCGGATGTGGAGAGATATACCCCGGAGAAGCGGCTTCTCTTCATACCCGAAAAACAGGTTTCGCACCTCGATCGTCCCCTCTATCCGAGGGACCTCCGCCGATTCTCGGTCATCCTTCACGATGGGACTTGCGTCGAGAATATGGCTGAGGCGTGACAGGGAAGCGGCTCCCCGCTGCATCAGGTTCAAGATCCAACCCAGCACGAGCGTAGGCCAGATGAGCATCGAAAGATATCCGTTGAACGCCACGAAATCACCAAGAGTCATGGCACCGGAGATAACCCGGCTTCCCCCGATGAAGAGGAC from Geobacter sp. DSM 9736 includes the following:
- a CDS encoding ABC transporter ATP-binding protein → MRGALLLLGTNGFALLIPWLLKLAIDSLRAPVASGCSPAWYAAAIIAAAAAQGVIRIFSRTTLLHAGRTIEYRIREDLYARLITLDLPYFAQQRTGDILSRFANDLTNVRMLLGFGILNIINTVVVYLSAVYLMLRINPLLTFFAVIPFPLMIFVVKRITASMFRRSKQAQEDLARMSSHIEENASAAVVVRAYCRENFQVQTFQEVSERYFASNMAMARLRGVMIPVMAATGGIGTLLVLFIGGSRVISGAMTLGDFVAFNGYLSMLIWPTLVLGWILNLMQRGAASLSRLSHILDASPIVKDDRESAEVPRIEGTIEVRNLFFGYEEKPLLRGISLHIRKGMKLGIVGPVGSSKTSLVRLIPRLFPVEEGKIFIDGTDINRIPLHQLREAIGFIPQESFLFSRTIADNIAYGREGADRSAVEKAARLACIDGDIERFPNGYDTLVGERGVTLSGGQKQRTAIARALLKDPAILILDDPLSAVDAATEQNILQGLASYYGRRTVIIVSHRLSAVRDCDLIVVLEEGRIVEQGTHDQLVQQGGKYAAMHREQQLRAEIEEL
- a CDS encoding ABC transporter ATP-binding protein — protein: MHFGGLYEEEIVGKAYDRKLVARFLSYLRPYRSMVVLALLLLPLLAAARLAQPYLLKITVDRHLVTGVFDGLPVLALWFFILLLVESLFTYLQVYLLQLIGQRVMRDLRMELFSHVQRLPASFFDRTPTGGLVTRLTSDIEALGEMFAAGIITIIGDVVLLAGIIGIMVWMNLKLSLVTFSVLPLLFWVAFTFRRLMRQAFREVRSRLANLNSFLAESIGGIATVQLFNRQEIERNEFCRLNAAYRDSNLPVITWDASLYALVEALSSVAVGLIIWYGGNEILGGALSFGALVAFIYYIDKFFAPIRDLSAKYSVMQGAMAALERIFHLLDTEVDAGRNSLSIGLQSPGGYAEDRDQHPLDSVVFDNVWFAYSGNEYVLKGFNLKLRRGERIALVGETGGGKTTVTRLLTRLYEVHEGKIALNGTDIRGYSLSDLRRRIGIVLQEPYLFTGTVADNITLGDERARARMELAAALVGADRFIKDLPKGFDEEVRERGKNFSAGERQLISFARAVAYDPEILVLDEATASVDSASEKLIQEGLKGLMAGRTSLIVAHRLSTIQDADRIVVVHRGEKAEEGTHQELLAKRGLYYRLYELQFRG